The Paenibacillus tianjinensis genome has a window encoding:
- a CDS encoding Ger(x)C family spore germination protein, which yields MKPFKLGVVLLMLLNLTGCWSKIELDQLTFIFGMYIDAGKEPGTVEVSINAPLPNRLMSSTPAGNPQGKSYSLVTKTASTITDAIILIQKDLSRRLDISHIKVIVIGKEYAARGIYELLEWSKRQPELPIGTYVMAAPGKAKEIAGLSAIFEQLPDQVLRNFSELNLTYATTIRNCLQAEANNMGYAMNYLSFGENPDEMEQGKPVQWAGVQGVMLFNKMKMKDTFGGADSRALSWAAGDLSGHLALPMYTVKWKEDSKGKASALFYSNSVSHSVKMTGEGPVFFIKLKGKASITLFRDNGAVNAIDHSGTIKRNLEERVTADVSRAIRKTQEAGADVLQLGMLLEWNYPKEWRKLKEKWDDYYAKEAEIRVTADFSIDDFGASK from the coding sequence ATGAAACCGTTCAAGCTTGGGGTCGTTCTCCTGATGCTCCTCAATCTGACCGGCTGCTGGTCCAAAATCGAATTGGATCAATTAACGTTTATTTTCGGCATGTACATTGATGCCGGGAAGGAACCCGGAACTGTAGAGGTTTCCATCAATGCCCCGCTGCCCAATCGTCTGATGTCCAGCACACCAGCAGGGAACCCGCAGGGGAAAAGCTACTCCCTGGTAACTAAAACTGCATCAACCATAACAGATGCCATCATCCTGATTCAGAAAGACCTGTCCAGACGCCTGGACATTTCACATATTAAAGTCATAGTCATCGGAAAGGAATATGCCGCACGGGGTATTTATGAATTGTTGGAATGGAGCAAACGGCAGCCGGAACTCCCAATAGGAACCTATGTTATGGCCGCTCCCGGCAAAGCGAAGGAAATTGCCGGATTATCAGCGATCTTTGAACAATTGCCTGATCAGGTATTGAGGAATTTTTCTGAGCTTAATCTGACATATGCTACAACGATCAGAAATTGTCTGCAGGCGGAGGCAAACAACATGGGTTATGCGATGAATTATTTGTCTTTTGGGGAGAACCCGGATGAGATGGAGCAGGGGAAACCGGTACAATGGGCAGGAGTACAGGGTGTCATGTTGTTCAATAAAATGAAAATGAAGGATACTTTCGGCGGTGCGGACAGCAGGGCGCTTTCGTGGGCAGCCGGTGATTTGTCCGGTCATTTAGCGCTGCCTATGTATACGGTGAAGTGGAAGGAAGACAGTAAAGGGAAAGCTAGTGCGCTTTTTTATTCCAATTCAGTGTCACATTCCGTAAAAATGACAGGGGAAGGTCCAGTATTTTTTATCAAATTGAAGGGCAAAGCGAGCATTACATTATTTAGGGATAATGGCGCTGTGAATGCTATTGATCATAGTGGAACTATTAAGCGAAACCTCGAGGAAAGGGTCACTGCCGATGTAAGCAGGGCCATCCGTAAAACACAGGAGGCTGGAGCAGATGTCCTGCAGCTTGGGATGCTGCTCGAATGGAATTATCCCAAAGAGTGGCGAAAGCTAAAGGAAAAGTGGGACGACTATTATGCCAAGGAAGCAGAGATTAGGGTAACTGCGGATTTTAGTATCGATGATTTTGGGGCAAGTAAATAG
- a CDS encoding GerAB/ArcD/ProY family transporter — translation MRTTNWQMFRFSLVYFNSQTSIFIIPAIVSSSGYQGWISIVLGSVVSMILLFITIQVGKLSVNRAWVDFGKEVMGKWMHGAIVFLLLCWCVYYASMDIENFVLFFGSNYMRGTPQLFIQLVLGSVIIFTASRGLSTLVYMSDGVFLLLIATTFFTFYLFMPNAEFEMLPAFIHYHEPGLIFHDMVTATSWFAEWIVFLFMAPDLKINNKLLKNLMISELVLTFFVLVGWMMTLLNFGPHLGKALQYPYLEMVRSSSHDDILGNLDPLLIGIWSASMFMHSSFLIYVAYKCTLYLTKQKAKKYIIPLLVCCSVIIAYLYSRSITRYYRDYESFLTVILWLCVECIPVYYYIAAFIRSKISKPAG, via the coding sequence ATGCGCACAACAAACTGGCAAATGTTCCGCTTCAGCCTGGTTTACTTTAACTCCCAAACATCGATCTTCATTATCCCTGCTATCGTTAGCAGCTCCGGTTATCAAGGCTGGATCTCGATTGTGCTGGGAAGCGTTGTGTCCATGATCTTATTATTCATAACCATTCAGGTGGGGAAGCTAAGCGTAAACCGGGCCTGGGTTGATTTCGGCAAAGAGGTGATGGGCAAATGGATGCATGGTGCAATTGTATTTTTACTGCTCTGCTGGTGTGTGTACTATGCCTCCATGGATATTGAGAATTTTGTTTTGTTCTTCGGGTCCAATTATATGAGGGGAACTCCGCAGCTTTTTATTCAGCTGGTACTAGGCTCGGTCATTATATTTACCGCATCGAGGGGGCTCTCCACGCTGGTGTATATGTCGGACGGGGTTTTTCTGCTGCTTATAGCGACTACTTTTTTTACATTTTATTTGTTTATGCCAAACGCGGAGTTTGAGATGCTTCCGGCTTTCATCCACTATCATGAACCGGGTCTTATTTTTCACGATATGGTCACAGCGACTTCCTGGTTTGCCGAATGGATTGTGTTTTTGTTTATGGCTCCGGACTTGAAGATTAACAATAAGCTGCTTAAAAATCTTATGATCTCGGAATTAGTGCTTACCTTCTTCGTGCTGGTAGGTTGGATGATGACGCTGCTCAACTTTGGCCCGCATTTAGGAAAAGCTCTGCAGTATCCTTATCTGGAGATGGTCCGCAGCTCTTCACATGATGATATATTAGGTAATCTGGATCCCCTTCTAATCGGCATCTGGTCTGCCTCCATGTTCATGCACAGCTCATTTTTGATTTATGTCGCATATAAATGCACCCTGTACCTCACGAAGCAAAAAGCAAAGAAATATATCATCCCGTTACTGGTGTGCTGTTCGGTTATCATTGCCTATCTCTATTCGCGCAGCATAACCCGGTATTACAGAGACTATGAATCCTTTTTGACAGTCATTCTCTGGTTATGTGTGGAGTGTATCCCGGTGTACTACTATATTGCAGCCTTTATCCGTTCCAAAATAAGTAAGCCTGCTGGCTGA
- a CDS encoding AAA family ATPase has translation MNLQEASGLISSIRMNLSKVIVGKETGVDLLLTALLANGHVLLEDVPGTGKTLLAKTLARSLDCAFKRIQFTPDLLPSDLSGINYYNQKSGEFEFRPGPVFASILLADEINRATPRTQSSLLECMEERQITIDGVTHELEAPFLVIATQNPVDSQGTFPLPEAQLDRFLMRITTGYPSFEEGVHILQRFRQSNPLEDTAAVATAQQIQAAQRLTAAVNVSDDLLAYMIRIVEATRKAAAVKLGASPRAGFALLCASQGYALIQGRDYVIPDDIKAVAVPVLAHRLLLQRGPGSREGQAAEIILQILREVEVPAEPTTTARGGRVE, from the coding sequence ATGAATCTACAAGAGGCCAGCGGGCTGATAAGCTCGATCCGGATGAATCTATCAAAAGTTATTGTCGGAAAAGAGACAGGGGTGGACCTGCTGCTGACAGCACTGCTAGCAAACGGACATGTGTTGCTGGAGGACGTACCCGGTACCGGGAAAACACTGCTGGCCAAAACACTGGCCCGCTCACTTGATTGTGCGTTCAAGCGTATTCAGTTTACACCGGACTTACTGCCCTCGGATTTAAGCGGGATCAATTACTATAACCAGAAGAGCGGAGAATTCGAGTTCCGGCCGGGACCGGTATTCGCCAGCATACTGCTGGCGGATGAAATTAACCGGGCAACCCCACGGACCCAGTCGAGTCTGCTGGAGTGTATGGAGGAGCGTCAGATTACGATCGACGGTGTGACCCATGAGCTGGAAGCACCTTTTCTAGTAATTGCTACACAGAATCCCGTGGACAGCCAAGGAACGTTCCCGCTGCCGGAAGCACAACTGGACCGTTTCTTGATGCGGATAACGACAGGATATCCTTCCTTTGAAGAAGGAGTGCATATCCTGCAGCGGTTTCGCCAGAGCAACCCGCTGGAAGATACGGCTGCGGTTGCTACCGCCCAGCAGATTCAAGCTGCACAGCGGCTGACTGCGGCCGTGAATGTCAGTGATGACTTGCTGGCCTATATGATCCGGATTGTTGAAGCTACCCGGAAGGCGGCAGCCGTCAAGCTCGGGGCCAGCCCGCGGGCAGGCTTTGCGCTGCTGTGTGCTTCTCAAGGATATGCCTTAATTCAAGGCAGGGATTATGTTATTCCGGATGATATTAAGGCCGTTGCTGTACCGGTGCTTGCCCATCGCCTGCTATTACAGCGCGGTCCGGGCTCCAGGGAAGGCCAGGCTGCAGAGATAATACTGCAGATTCTGCGCGAAGTGGAGGTTCCGGCCGAGCCGACAACGACGGCAAGAGGCGGAAGGGTGGAGTGA
- a CDS encoding DUF58 domain-containing protein, which produces MSLPWFIISTLLLLLFISVIYQRSALKRVSYTRYFSAAAAYEGEQVEMVEEITNRKLLPLPWLRLESSIARGLEFGRQENLGVSSGEIYQNHISLFYLRSYRHIKRRHLVRCEKRGMFRLESVTMTTGDHFGLSRRTQTFPLQLKLLVYPGLVDIHELPLPVHSWLGELPVKRWIVEDPFLTAGTREYRPGDSLNAMNWKATAQTGRMQVHQKDHTADSRLIICLNVEISESMWRNVTDAARIELGIRYAATAADFAIGHGLETGLLCNGKLDGGGERDHVTSGPLWNLEEMLGLLARLQLDRTIPMSRLLELEAESYPEGNDYLIITCHRGKELQQAAEELELLGNGLAWLDIPGEEGESA; this is translated from the coding sequence ATGTCCCTTCCCTGGTTTATTATTAGTACTCTTCTTCTTCTGCTGTTCATCTCAGTTATTTATCAGCGAAGTGCGCTTAAAAGGGTGAGCTACACCCGTTATTTCTCTGCGGCTGCAGCCTATGAAGGGGAGCAGGTGGAGATGGTTGAAGAGATTACCAACCGCAAGCTGCTCCCGCTACCCTGGCTGCGTCTTGAATCCAGCATCGCCCGGGGCCTGGAATTCGGCAGGCAGGAGAATCTTGGTGTGAGCAGCGGTGAAATCTATCAGAATCATATCAGTTTGTTCTATCTGCGGTCCTATCGCCACATCAAACGCCGTCATCTGGTCCGCTGTGAAAAGAGAGGCATGTTCCGGCTCGAATCCGTTACAATGACGACCGGGGATCATTTTGGACTTAGCCGGAGGACCCAGACATTCCCGCTGCAGCTGAAATTGCTGGTGTACCCCGGTCTGGTAGACATTCATGAGCTTCCGCTGCCGGTTCACAGCTGGCTGGGCGAGCTGCCGGTGAAACGCTGGATTGTCGAAGATCCATTCCTGACAGCGGGAACTCGTGAATACAGACCGGGGGATTCACTAAACGCAATGAACTGGAAAGCTACGGCACAGACCGGCAGGATGCAGGTGCACCAGAAGGATCATACGGCCGACTCCCGGCTGATCATCTGTCTGAATGTGGAGATCAGCGAATCGATGTGGAGAAACGTAACGGATGCAGCGAGGATTGAGCTGGGTATCCGTTATGCAGCTACGGCAGCTGATTTCGCAATAGGCCATGGTCTGGAGACCGGGCTGCTGTGCAACGGAAAGCTTGATGGCGGAGGGGAACGTGATCATGTGACATCCGGGCCACTGTGGAACCTGGAAGAGATGCTCGGTCTGCTGGCCCGTCTGCAGCTGGACCGGACGATACCGATGTCCCGGCTCCTGGAGCTCGAAGCGGAGAGCTATCCTGAAGGCAATGATTATCTGATCATTACATGCCACCGGGGGAAGGAGCTGCAGCAGGCCGCTGAGGAACTGGAACTGCTTGGAAACGGTTTAGCCTGGCTGGATATTCCGGGAGAGGAGGGGGAAAGCGCATGA
- a CDS encoding MerR family transcriptional regulator: MGQYLSGEMAKAAKVNIETLRYYEKHGLLPAPQRSESGYRLYNEETLQRLLFIQNAKRCGFTLKEIKKALVKSAAGSIGIADFVAVIERKMIAIDVEIAKREQTKTMLGQLKGELQAKDKHPGVREVLGILQMDS, translated from the coding sequence ATGGGGCAATATTTAAGCGGTGAAATGGCCAAGGCGGCAAAGGTGAATATTGAGACACTGAGATATTATGAGAAGCACGGTCTGCTTCCCGCACCGCAGCGTTCAGAATCGGGCTATCGTCTCTATAACGAAGAGACCCTTCAGAGGCTTCTGTTTATCCAGAATGCCAAACGATGCGGATTTACACTTAAGGAAATCAAGAAGGCACTGGTTAAATCTGCGGCTGGAAGCATCGGCATTGCTGATTTTGTGGCAGTCATTGAACGGAAAATGATTGCGATAGATGTAGAGATCGCGAAGCGGGAACAGACCAAGACAATGCTCGGCCAGCTGAAAGGTGAACTTCAGGCGAAAGACAAACATCCGGGTGTCCGGGAGGTTCTGGGAATTCTTCAGATGGATTCGTAA
- a CDS encoding alpha/beta hydrolase, which yields MPTPSHQLEAIKTFLRQNRSPFGKSAEQIRSEMAEAARQLPRCPDIKAEPVNIGELYGEWVSRDGITEIAAESAFLYFHGGGFIAGTCEMYRDLAARLSAACGIKVLTVEYRLAPEHRYPAANEDCLSAFYWLLGQGFLPENIILGGDSVGATLALMTLISLRDAGNAMPGAAILLSPHSDLIHLDGESYTSRAMTDPTGSLEGNQRIVEEYLGECEGELPALLSPLRLDLHGLPPILIQAGDQEVLLSDAERLAVQVRAAGSEVKLEIWEQMWSVFQFMAGLLVEGEQAIASIGEFVRTVSAAASKTARR from the coding sequence ATGCCAACCCCAAGCCATCAGCTTGAAGCAATCAAAACTTTTCTGCGTCAAAACCGCAGTCCTTTCGGTAAGTCGGCAGAGCAAATCCGCAGTGAAATGGCGGAAGCGGCAAGACAGCTTCCAAGATGCCCGGATATAAAGGCAGAACCTGTTAATATCGGGGAATTATATGGTGAGTGGGTCAGTAGAGATGGTATAACGGAAATTGCTGCGGAGAGTGCATTCCTCTACTTCCATGGAGGAGGGTTTATTGCAGGCACTTGCGAAATGTACCGCGATCTTGCCGCCCGGCTATCGGCAGCATGCGGTATAAAAGTATTGACCGTTGAATACCGGCTTGCACCGGAGCACCGGTATCCGGCAGCTAACGAAGATTGCCTGTCCGCCTTTTACTGGCTGCTGGGGCAGGGGTTCTTACCGGAGAATATTATTCTTGGCGGAGATTCGGTTGGTGCGACCCTTGCCCTGATGACACTGATTTCGCTCAGAGATGCAGGGAATGCAATGCCTGGTGCAGCCATTCTGCTCTCACCGCACAGCGATCTTATTCATTTGGATGGAGAGTCCTATACCAGCAGGGCTATGACGGACCCTACAGGTAGCCTTGAAGGGAACCAAAGGATTGTAGAAGAATATTTAGGCGAGTGTGAGGGGGAGTTACCGGCATTGCTCTCCCCGCTGCGCCTTGATCTGCATGGTCTGCCGCCCATCCTGATTCAGGCGGGAGATCAGGAGGTTCTGCTGAGCGACGCCGAACGTCTGGCAGTACAAGTCCGGGCTGCAGGGTCTGAAGTGAAGCTGGAAATATGGGAGCAGATGTGGAGTGTCTTTCAATTCATGGCCGGCCTTCTGGTTGAGGGAGAGCAGGCCATTGCCAGTATCGGAGAATTTGTCAGAACAGTAAGCGCAGCAGCATCAAAGACAGCACGCCGGTAA
- a CDS encoding AzlD domain-containing protein, translated as MEVRPDIFLIILGAALVTFIPRVLPLMLLSRITIPEWGMRWLNYMPIAVMSALVAQELFIDEGRFAALSTNVELIAALPTFWVAVKTRSLLGTVITGVLSLMLLRLLF; from the coding sequence ATGGAAGTAAGACCGGATATATTCTTGATTATTCTTGGTGCCGCGCTGGTCACCTTCATCCCGCGGGTGCTCCCGCTCATGCTCCTTAGCCGGATCACTATTCCCGAATGGGGGATGCGCTGGTTAAATTATATGCCCATTGCCGTCATGTCTGCCCTGGTTGCACAAGAGCTGTTCATCGACGAAGGGCGGTTTGCCGCTTTATCTACGAATGTAGAGCTGATCGCTGCGCTACCTACCTTCTGGGTTGCGGTCAAAACGCGCAGCCTGCTGGGCACGGTAATTACCGGCGTGCTGTCTTTGATGCTGCTGCGCTTACTGTTCTGA
- a CDS encoding AzlC family ABC transporter permease, producing MKTESVQADFSAARVSEDSFWQGVKDCIPTLLGYLSIGFAAGVVEKTAGLSLAEIALISIILYAGSAQFIAAGMIAAGSTATSIIITILLVNLRHLLLSAAISPYFRHLTPLRNLLIGTLLTDETFGVAIQKSAAKKAISEKWMHGLNLTAYLNWILANIAGAVLGQWISSPEEWGLDFALPAMFIGLLVLTLISRSKYALDIATGLIAMIIAVGVSILWSPSIGVIAAAVIAPTIGAVIEKWK from the coding sequence ATGAAGACAGAATCCGTACAGGCTGATTTCTCTGCAGCCCGGGTTAGCGAAGACAGCTTTTGGCAAGGGGTTAAAGATTGCATTCCGACACTATTAGGTTACTTAAGTATCGGATTTGCAGCCGGGGTTGTTGAAAAAACTGCAGGCCTCTCACTGGCTGAAATAGCATTAATATCGATTATTTTGTATGCCGGTTCTGCACAGTTTATAGCAGCGGGAATGATCGCTGCAGGAAGTACGGCCACCAGTATCATCATTACGATTCTGCTCGTTAATCTCCGGCACCTGCTGCTTAGTGCAGCCATATCACCCTACTTCCGTCATCTGACACCACTTAGGAATCTGCTGATTGGTACGTTGCTTACAGATGAAACGTTTGGTGTTGCCATCCAGAAGAGTGCTGCCAAAAAAGCAATCAGTGAGAAATGGATGCACGGCCTTAATCTCACGGCCTATTTGAATTGGATACTTGCCAACATCGCAGGCGCAGTTCTGGGGCAATGGATCTCAAGTCCGGAGGAATGGGGACTGGACTTCGCCCTGCCGGCCATGTTCATTGGGCTGCTGGTGCTTACCCTCATCAGCAGAAGCAAATACGCACTGGATATTGCTACAGGCCTTATAGCCATGATTATTGCTGTCGGTGTATCTATATTGTGGTCACCCAGCATCGGCGTCATTGCCGCAGCCGTTATAGCCCCGACGATTGGAGCCGTGATAGAAAAATGGAAGTAA
- a CDS encoding beta-galactosidase, protein MKKPVADKQFELGVCYYPEHWPEDMWDDDYRRMVETGFTIVRMGEFAWSIFEPEEGRFQFGLFDRAIDLAHRHGLKVVLGTPTATPPAWLTEKYPEVLNVTYEGVTLQHGMRRHYNYSSPKYRELCAEIVSQMATHYGSHPGVAGWQIDNELNCEINEFYSESDHNAFREWLQRKYVTLEKLNEAWGAVFWNQSYTSWSQVYLPRPTPVPKQPNPHQALDEKRFISDNTISFAKLQVDILRAKAPDQWVTTNGLFGHLDSHELQDELLDFFSYDSYPQFSSISHDPGEKNPLGDRNWSLSLSVVRSISSNYCIMEQQSGPGGWVNRMDMPSPKPGQMRLWTYQSIAHGADMVLYFRWRTATMGNEIYWHGLNDYHNLPNRRVREASGIGRELASAGKAIIGTRAEASVAILRDYDNEWDGEYDIWHGPFMWTSNKEWFKALQRKHIPTDVVYMRRKTTAAELARYQVLVYPHPAIMTDETAAVLDEYVQQGGKLIFGCRTGYKDLRGQCYMRAFPGAAKELCGITVEEFTMVKGNRAPTMIKWAHGSEALTGADAFNDILQVEQDSVEVMGTYATDYYAGKPAVTRNKRGMGEVWYYGAVFNEEAALRIIGSLNISSPAAEWLELPAEVELQIRRSDTTSLTFLLNYSETSAEIVLKEPRIDLLTGKKLHGKCTMEGFGVLVLQ, encoded by the coding sequence ATGAAGAAACCTGTCGCTGATAAACAATTTGAACTTGGCGTCTGCTATTACCCGGAGCATTGGCCGGAGGACATGTGGGATGACGATTACCGCCGTATGGTGGAAACCGGCTTTACCATTGTCCGGATGGGCGAATTTGCCTGGTCCATATTTGAACCCGAAGAAGGCCGCTTCCAATTCGGCCTGTTCGACCGCGCCATCGATTTGGCCCATCGCCACGGGCTCAAAGTCGTGCTCGGAACACCTACAGCTACTCCCCCAGCCTGGCTCACCGAGAAGTACCCTGAAGTGCTGAATGTGACCTATGAAGGCGTCACCCTTCAGCATGGCATGCGGCGCCATTACAATTACAGCAGCCCTAAATACCGGGAGCTGTGTGCAGAGATTGTATCGCAGATGGCGACACATTACGGCAGCCATCCCGGTGTGGCTGGCTGGCAGATTGATAATGAGCTGAATTGTGAGATCAATGAATTCTACTCTGAAAGCGATCACAATGCCTTCCGTGAGTGGCTTCAGCGCAAATATGTTACCTTGGAGAAATTAAATGAGGCCTGGGGTGCCGTCTTCTGGAACCAGAGCTATACCAGCTGGTCGCAGGTGTATTTGCCGCGTCCTACTCCGGTGCCGAAGCAGCCTAATCCGCATCAGGCGCTGGATGAGAAACGCTTCATCTCTGACAACACGATCTCTTTCGCCAAATTACAGGTGGATATTCTTCGGGCCAAGGCGCCTGATCAGTGGGTAACGACAAACGGACTGTTCGGGCATCTCGACAGCCATGAGTTGCAGGATGAGCTGCTGGATTTCTTCAGCTATGATTCCTATCCCCAATTCTCCAGTATTTCTCATGACCCGGGCGAAAAGAATCCGCTCGGCGACCGGAACTGGAGCCTGTCCCTGTCTGTTGTCCGTTCGATCAGCTCTAACTACTGCATTATGGAGCAGCAATCAGGTCCCGGCGGCTGGGTCAACCGGATGGATATGCCTTCTCCGAAACCCGGACAGATGCGGCTCTGGACGTACCAGTCCATCGCCCACGGTGCGGATATGGTGCTATATTTCCGCTGGCGGACTGCAACAATGGGCAACGAGATTTACTGGCATGGCCTTAACGACTACCATAACCTGCCTAACCGCCGAGTCAGGGAAGCTTCGGGAATCGGCCGGGAGCTGGCATCAGCAGGTAAAGCGATTATCGGAACCCGGGCAGAAGCTTCAGTAGCCATTCTGCGCGACTATGATAATGAGTGGGATGGCGAATACGATATTTGGCACGGGCCATTTATGTGGACCAGCAACAAGGAATGGTTCAAGGCACTGCAGCGGAAGCATATTCCTACAGATGTTGTCTACATGCGCAGGAAGACAACAGCTGCGGAGCTGGCCCGGTATCAGGTGCTGGTCTATCCGCATCCGGCGATTATGACGGATGAGACGGCGGCGGTGCTAGATGAGTATGTGCAGCAAGGCGGCAAGCTCATCTTCGGCTGTCGTACAGGATATAAAGATTTACGCGGTCAATGCTACATGCGGGCTTTTCCCGGAGCCGCTAAGGAGCTCTGCGGGATTACCGTAGAAGAATTTACGATGGTAAAAGGAAATCGTGCTCCTACTATGATTAAATGGGCGCACGGCAGCGAAGCGCTTACCGGAGCAGATGCCTTTAATGATATTCTGCAGGTGGAACAGGACAGTGTGGAGGTTATGGGCACCTACGCTACCGATTATTATGCCGGCAAACCGGCAGTTACCCGGAACAAACGCGGCATGGGCGAGGTCTGGTATTACGGGGCGGTCTTCAATGAGGAAGCAGCGCTAAGAATCATCGGCAGCTTGAATATTAGTTCTCCGGCTGCGGAGTGGCTGGAGCTGCCCGCCGAGGTTGAACTGCAGATCCGCCGGAGCGACACCACCAGCCTGACGTTTCTATTGAATTATAGTGAAACATCTGCGGAAATTGTGCTCAAAGAGCCGCGGATCGATTTGCTGACAGGTAAAAAATTGCATGGTAAGTGCACTATGGAAGGATTTGGTGTCTTAGTGCTGCAATAA
- a CDS encoding helix-turn-helix transcriptional regulator: MKLQWVLPAPAYAHYVCYPEFLGHYSEFPQHAERRSEGMLNSYNLHLVFGGSGYVFQEGERIPMGKGSGFLYPRGAYQQYGSDPSQPWEVRWVHFNTAISLPLLEEVDKSRGYFFTFDLNAGLASRFEEMYRLSAAYETRSEPRLSAVIYEILVTLLQNSEPLHGSVPLEIRHSIRRTADLIHQECERPWTLESMSRLAGYSSYHFLRLFRSIMGKTPNRYLSDCRLARAKLLLVSTELPVEQIALLTGFHQSSYFIKVFKLAEGLPPSQYRRSFSS, encoded by the coding sequence TTGAAACTGCAATGGGTATTACCGGCACCCGCCTATGCCCACTATGTCTGCTATCCGGAATTTCTGGGACATTACAGCGAATTCCCGCAGCATGCAGAGCGAAGAAGTGAAGGGATGTTGAACAGCTATAATCTGCATTTGGTTTTTGGCGGTTCCGGCTATGTATTTCAGGAGGGCGAAAGGATTCCAATGGGCAAAGGAAGCGGCTTTCTTTATCCTAGAGGGGCCTATCAGCAGTACGGTTCTGATCCGTCGCAGCCCTGGGAGGTACGCTGGGTCCACTTCAATACGGCCATATCCCTGCCACTTTTGGAGGAAGTAGACAAGTCACGCGGTTATTTCTTCACATTTGATCTAAACGCTGGCCTTGCGTCCAGATTCGAAGAGATGTACCGGCTTAGCGCGGCCTACGAGACACGCAGTGAACCGCGGCTCTCCGCCGTAATCTATGAAATTCTGGTTACGCTGCTGCAAAACTCTGAACCGCTGCATGGCTCCGTGCCGCTGGAGATCAGACATTCTATCCGCCGCACGGCAGACCTCATTCATCAGGAATGTGAGCGTCCCTGGACGCTTGAAAGCATGTCGAGGCTTGCGGGATACAGCAGCTACCACTTTTTGCGGCTTTTCCGCTCCATCATGGGGAAGACCCCGAACCGTTATTTAAGCGATTGCCGTCTGGCAAGGGCCAAGCTGCTGCTTGTCTCAACTGAGCTGCCTGTCGAGCAGATCGCTCTGCTGACCGGTTTTCATCAGTCCAGTTATTTCATTAAAGTATTCAAGCTGGCGGAAGGATTGCCCCCGAGCCAGTATAGGCGGTCATTCAGCTCATAG
- a CDS encoding ABC transporter ATP-binding protein: MLRVENIKHAFKTGNDWTTVLHDISFTVKEGEMVALLGSSGSGKSTLLNLMAGLMKPTEGHIYIADHDIVQMGENKLAEFRRKHIGFIFQAYELITSLTVRENVELPLVFQSVSPSVRKQKALALLEQVGIPDKADLFPSQLSGGQQQRVSIARSLITEPSVIFADEPTGNLDSKTEEEIIAILLRLNQTMKTTFIVVTHEHEVAEQMQRTFSLRDGYLIHDLNSEPDSVPAPGGAE, from the coding sequence ATGTTGCGAGTTGAAAATATTAAACATGCGTTCAAAACCGGCAATGATTGGACCACAGTATTGCACGATATTAGCTTCACGGTGAAAGAAGGAGAGATGGTGGCGCTGCTCGGCAGCTCCGGCTCCGGTAAATCGACACTGCTGAACCTGATGGCGGGCCTCATGAAGCCGACCGAAGGACATATCTATATTGCTGACCACGATATTGTCCAGATGGGCGAGAACAAGCTGGCCGAATTCCGCCGGAAGCATATTGGCTTTATTTTTCAGGCCTATGAGCTGATTACCAGTCTTACGGTGCGTGAGAATGTCGAGCTTCCGCTGGTATTCCAATCCGTCTCACCGTCTGTCCGCAAGCAAAAAGCGCTGGCTCTGCTGGAGCAGGTCGGGATTCCAGATAAGGCGGATTTATTCCCTTCGCAGTTGTCAGGCGGCCAGCAGCAGCGGGTCAGTATCGCCCGTTCGCTGATTACTGAGCCGTCCGTGATATTCGCAGATGAACCGACAGGGAATTTGGATTCCAAGACTGAGGAAGAGATCATCGCGATTCTGCTGAGGCTGAATCAGACGATGAAGACTACCTTCATAGTAGTAACACACGAGCATGAGGTGGCTGAGCAAATGCAGCGAACATTCTCGCTGCGCGACGGGTACTTAATTCATGATCTTAATTCTGAGCCGGATTCAGTGCCCGCTCCGGGAGGTGCAGAATGA